One segment of Paenibacillus rhizovicinus DNA contains the following:
- a CDS encoding response regulator transcription factor has product MYQLLIVDDEKVIRDGLAGWTWGDHDIQVAGSCAHGLEALQFISAYPVDIVMTDIRMPFMDGIALMESLHRYYPFIKVIVLSGYSDFGYAQKATQHGAVDYLLKPVSFTELAGTMKRLTARLDEQKQNRHRLEVLTRKATQLTKVLREDFLGRLFERPLQGEVLEQDSAEGEVLLEADTYTAAVIRLDRLAVHRQRIPDRERNLLAFSLDNIMSDLWDSQHFGYHLVDKAGLEVYLLSKDGDRQRFGDIVGQLHRYIGLFKSTFSIGIGLTVASVSAVCRSMQSAKSVLAENAEEEGAQRAAETRMEENGLHWQPVTGEEEDEAVVDEPDQDQFSVSRDSIILVEAKRYMKANYSRSLTLKEVADHVFISTGHLSLLFKNAGERFLKYLTTVRMNKAKELMLDNSYKVYEIVELVGYSDPAYFSEVFKKHTGKTPNEYRGKLKQPRNG; this is encoded by the coding sequence ATGTACCAGCTATTGATTGTTGACGACGAGAAAGTGATTCGCGACGGCTTGGCGGGTTGGACATGGGGGGACCATGATATCCAAGTCGCCGGCAGTTGCGCCCATGGATTGGAAGCGCTTCAATTTATTTCGGCCTATCCCGTCGACATTGTGATGACGGACATTCGCATGCCGTTCATGGACGGCATAGCGCTGATGGAATCGCTGCATCGCTACTATCCGTTTATCAAAGTCATCGTATTATCGGGCTACAGCGATTTCGGCTATGCGCAGAAAGCGACGCAGCACGGCGCGGTCGACTACTTGCTCAAACCCGTGTCGTTCACGGAATTGGCCGGCACGATGAAGCGATTGACGGCCCGGCTGGACGAGCAGAAGCAGAATCGTCACCGGCTGGAGGTGCTGACGCGCAAAGCGACCCAATTGACGAAAGTGCTGCGGGAGGATTTTCTCGGCAGGCTGTTCGAGCGTCCGCTGCAAGGGGAAGTGCTTGAACAAGACAGCGCGGAAGGCGAGGTGCTGCTGGAAGCGGATACTTACACGGCCGCGGTCATCCGGTTGGACCGGCTTGCCGTTCATCGTCAGCGCATCCCGGATCGGGAACGCAATTTGCTTGCCTTCTCGCTGGACAATATTATGAGCGACCTCTGGGACTCGCAGCATTTCGGCTATCATCTGGTCGACAAAGCGGGTTTGGAGGTCTATTTGCTGTCCAAGGACGGCGACCGTCAGCGCTTCGGGGATATCGTCGGCCAGCTGCACCGGTATATCGGCCTGTTCAAGTCGACGTTCTCCATCGGCATCGGGTTGACCGTCGCAAGCGTATCCGCCGTCTGTCGTTCCATGCAGTCCGCAAAGTCGGTGCTAGCCGAGAACGCGGAGGAGGAAGGCGCCCAACGCGCGGCGGAAACGCGCATGGAAGAGAACGGCCTTCACTGGCAGCCGGTGACCGGAGAAGAAGAAGATGAGGCCGTCGTGGATGAGCCGGATCAAGATCAGTTTTCCGTGTCCCGGGACAGCATTATTCTCGTGGAAGCCAAGCGCTACATGAAAGCGAATTACAGTCGAAGCTTGACGCTGAAGGAAGTAGCGGATCATGTCTTTATCTCGACGGGGCATTTGTCCCTGCTGTTCAAGAATGCGGGCGAGCGTTTTCTGAAATATTTGACGACCGTTCGGATGAATAAAGCGAAGGAGCTGATGCTCGACAACAGCTACAAGGTGTATGAAATCGTGGAGCTGGTAGGTTACTCCGATCCGGCCTACTTCTCCGAGGTATTCAAGAAGCATACCGGCAAGACGCCGAACGAGTATAGGGGGAAATTAAAGCAGCCGCGTAACGGGTAG
- a CDS encoding sugar-binding protein: protein MKIKPMTKWTALLLAAVLMLSGLIPGTARSTSADPLPGELLTTVDASTVPYSGQWTGNATQTAFTFTGTQWWSDTWSWMYDNVSNANEAVTFHFTGDYIALNMSKHDHGGKVNIYVDGTLKSTVDTVNPTWVESAKVFEQMGLASGAHTLKVEVAGKSIATDAYVLIKSFVYGSAPSPNLDPPPAPAANHTLVNAASVPGTGRWTDNTTQTSFTFTGTQWWSDSWSWMYDNVANANEAVQFNFTGNSIALYMTKHAEGGKVNIYVDGALKTTVDTLNAGWVESAKVYEQTGLTQGAHAIKVEVAGKSIAGNAYVLIKAFDYGSQPPVNLDPPPAPAAGHTLVDAAAVPGSGQWSANAAQTAFTFTGTGWWSDGWSWMYDNVANANEAVQFNFTGNSIALYMTKHAEGGKANIYVDGTLMTTVDTANPTWVESAKVYENTSLTQGAHAIKIETAGKSIAGNAYVLVKAFDYGTEQTPTDPGTDPNKVVVNADSNPHSGGWTTNAAEPEFTFNGAGWWSDGWSWMYDNVDNANESVDFHFTGTTIALYMTKQQQGGIVKVYIDGLLESTIDTYNATWVDSANVFEETGLPAGAHTLTVKVAGKSISGSAYALIKAFEYTPSAGGGTSPYKFKLITVTSPTYYSAINGQVGVTFYAPGFTSASAESLHAPDSAHTNAYGYMKALTSSNIALDQNDNGKGTFTFNAADFPEGPVAIHIKAWNASGESDDSYLQLINNAGTTAWNGGPANTRSTVPAAIAAHGLTMQQVFLDDFTTMPTISYTGAGADKYAAAKPDPSGWPEYADAKFTPPNYSYGSAVSNYSPFSIVNSDYMKIETKDWGSTVVEPNWGQTFTTGFLASMGTDGSGFTTKPGAAQYFETRMFLPPNPGLWPAFWTLSPNDPNGRPGNDELDVLEAYMGGNPTTTTFNHHTWGDGYGGIHTGGTASTNSFGNGVNLSEGWHTYGMLITEDTTYYYFDDQYIPGSSHPTLDRSWTVGNYFMINNAFRKSDADSYRGGFDRYGNTAEMYVDWVRVFQVQNTGFTPVFTSASVTPGSNVSIDITRDSSAQALSGTYNLSLPSGWSVVSGGSFTSGHAKDTLVLSVPSSFQQFQGTIGITPVSGGTTYTTQNVSYTTKGLYSTEISPSVNASGGYDLNFKYSNHASGATTNIVVTATGPNGWTQTKTISSVAANASQTAVFTIPTLDSYATGSFAFHVQLNGGYAFDVQRPISALVAHKAAAAITIDGTIHASEWTGATDIVLNQQSQASGTWSGVNDQSATAKVKWDDDYLYLAVQVKDDIHSMTQANIVDAWAGDSLQVSIDPARASGPVAGGPHLSFTAALNSSTGAYGIAVDRSDYAALGLSAGQLLTRSHGFVKRDETAKTTTYTLAFDWDDIRPAAYAGTKDIGLSFVVNDSDGSGRKGWLSYMGGIANGKDPAQFGDLILAN from the coding sequence TTGAAAATCAAACCGATGACCAAGTGGACGGCACTGCTGCTTGCCGCCGTTCTTATGCTCTCCGGGCTCATTCCCGGGACAGCGCGCAGCACCTCTGCCGATCCGCTGCCGGGCGAACTGTTGACGACGGTGGATGCGAGCACCGTTCCTTACAGCGGTCAATGGACCGGCAATGCGACGCAAACGGCTTTCACCTTCACGGGCACGCAGTGGTGGAGCGACACCTGGTCGTGGATGTACGACAACGTTTCGAATGCGAACGAGGCGGTCACGTTTCATTTTACGGGCGATTATATCGCGCTGAATATGTCGAAGCACGATCATGGGGGCAAAGTGAATATTTACGTGGACGGCACGCTGAAGAGCACGGTCGATACGGTCAACCCGACCTGGGTCGAATCGGCGAAAGTGTTCGAGCAGATGGGGCTGGCCAGCGGCGCGCACACGCTGAAGGTCGAAGTCGCGGGCAAATCCATCGCGACGGATGCGTACGTGCTGATCAAGTCGTTCGTATACGGCTCGGCGCCGTCGCCGAATCTGGATCCGCCTCCGGCGCCCGCGGCGAACCATACGCTCGTGAATGCGGCCAGCGTGCCGGGCACGGGCAGATGGACCGACAATACGACGCAAACGTCCTTCACCTTCACGGGTACGCAGTGGTGGAGCGACAGCTGGTCGTGGATGTACGACAACGTCGCCAACGCCAATGAAGCGGTCCAGTTTAATTTCACGGGCAACTCCATTGCGCTGTACATGACGAAGCACGCGGAAGGCGGCAAAGTGAATATTTACGTGGACGGCGCGCTGAAAACCACGGTCGATACGTTGAACGCTGGCTGGGTGGAATCGGCGAAAGTGTACGAGCAAACGGGCCTGACGCAGGGCGCCCATGCCATTAAGGTCGAGGTGGCGGGCAAATCGATCGCCGGCAATGCCTACGTGCTCATCAAGGCGTTCGATTACGGTTCGCAGCCTCCGGTGAATCTGGATCCGCCGCCGGCGCCGGCGGCCGGGCATACGCTCGTAGATGCAGCGGCTGTCCCGGGCTCGGGCCAATGGAGCGCCAACGCGGCGCAGACGGCGTTTACCTTTACGGGTACGGGCTGGTGGAGCGACGGCTGGTCGTGGATGTACGACAATGTTGCCAATGCGAATGAAGCGGTCCAGTTTAATTTCACGGGCAACTCCATCGCGCTGTACATGACGAAGCACGCAGAGGGCGGCAAAGCGAATATCTATGTGGACGGCACGCTGATGACGACCGTGGATACGGCGAACCCGACATGGGTGGAATCGGCGAAAGTATACGAGAATACGAGCTTGACGCAGGGCGCGCACGCCATCAAGATCGAGACGGCCGGCAAGTCGATCGCGGGCAATGCGTACGTGCTGGTCAAGGCATTCGACTACGGCACCGAGCAGACGCCGACCGATCCGGGCACCGATCCGAATAAAGTCGTGGTGAACGCGGACAGCAATCCGCATTCGGGCGGTTGGACGACCAACGCGGCAGAGCCGGAGTTTACGTTTAACGGCGCAGGCTGGTGGAGCGACGGCTGGTCATGGATGTACGACAACGTCGATAACGCCAACGAATCCGTCGACTTCCACTTCACGGGCACGACCATCGCGCTCTACATGACGAAGCAGCAGCAGGGCGGCATCGTTAAAGTGTACATCGACGGTCTCCTGGAGAGCACGATCGATACGTATAACGCGACGTGGGTGGATTCGGCCAACGTATTCGAGGAAACCGGCCTCCCGGCAGGCGCCCATACCCTCACCGTCAAAGTGGCGGGCAAGTCCATTTCCGGCAGCGCCTACGCACTGATCAAGGCGTTCGAATACACGCCAAGCGCAGGCGGCGGCACGAGCCCTTATAAATTCAAGCTCATCACGGTAACGAGCCCGACGTACTATTCGGCGATCAATGGCCAAGTCGGCGTGACGTTCTATGCGCCCGGCTTTACGAGCGCGAGCGCGGAATCGCTGCACGCGCCGGATAGCGCGCATACGAATGCGTACGGGTACATGAAGGCGTTGACGTCTTCGAACATCGCGCTAGATCAGAACGACAACGGCAAAGGCACCTTCACGTTCAACGCGGCGGACTTCCCGGAAGGACCGGTCGCGATCCATATCAAGGCTTGGAACGCGAGCGGCGAATCCGACGACAGCTACCTGCAGCTAATCAATAACGCAGGCACGACGGCATGGAACGGCGGTCCGGCCAACACGCGCAGCACGGTTCCGGCGGCCATCGCGGCACACGGGCTGACGATGCAGCAGGTGTTCCTGGACGACTTCACGACGATGCCGACGATCTCGTACACCGGCGCGGGCGCCGACAAATACGCCGCCGCCAAACCGGATCCGAGCGGCTGGCCGGAATACGCGGACGCGAAATTCACGCCGCCGAACTATTCATACGGCAGCGCGGTCAGCAACTACAGTCCCTTCTCCATCGTGAATTCGGATTATATGAAGATCGAGACGAAGGACTGGGGCAGCACGGTCGTCGAACCGAACTGGGGCCAAACGTTTACGACCGGCTTCCTGGCTTCGATGGGCACGGACGGTTCCGGATTCACGACGAAGCCGGGCGCCGCGCAATACTTCGAGACGCGTATGTTCCTCCCGCCGAATCCGGGCTTATGGCCGGCATTCTGGACCTTGTCGCCGAACGATCCGAACGGCAGACCGGGCAATGACGAGCTCGACGTGCTTGAAGCCTACATGGGCGGCAATCCGACGACAACGACTTTCAACCATCATACGTGGGGCGACGGCTACGGCGGCATTCATACCGGCGGCACCGCCAGCACCAACAGTTTCGGCAATGGCGTGAATTTGTCCGAAGGCTGGCATACGTACGGCATGCTGATTACAGAAGATACGACGTACTACTATTTCGACGACCAGTACATTCCGGGCTCTTCGCATCCGACGCTGGACCGCAGCTGGACGGTAGGCAACTACTTCATGATCAACAATGCGTTCCGCAAGAGCGATGCCGACTCCTACCGCGGCGGCTTCGACCGTTACGGCAATACGGCTGAAATGTACGTGGACTGGGTACGGGTATTCCAAGTTCAGAATACGGGGTTCACCCCGGTCTTTACCAGCGCGAGCGTGACGCCGGGCAGCAACGTATCCATCGACATCACGCGCGACTCCTCGGCGCAAGCATTGTCCGGCACGTATAACTTGAGCCTGCCGTCAGGCTGGTCGGTCGTATCGGGCGGGAGCTTCACTTCCGGTCACGCGAAGGACACCCTCGTGCTCAGCGTGCCTTCCAGCTTCCAGCAGTTCCAAGGCACGATCGGCATTACGCCGGTCTCGGGCGGCACGACATATACCACCCAGAACGTCAGCTATACGACGAAGGGGCTGTACAGCACGGAGATTTCCCCTTCGGTGAACGCCTCCGGCGGGTATGACTTGAATTTCAAATACAGCAACCATGCCTCCGGCGCGACCACGAATATCGTCGTGACGGCGACAGGACCGAACGGCTGGACGCAGACGAAGACGATCTCGTCGGTAGCCGCGAACGCGTCCCAGACAGCGGTATTCACGATTCCGACGCTGGACAGCTACGCGACGGGAAGCTTCGCGTTCCATGTCCAGCTGAACGGCGGCTACGCCTTCGATGTGCAGCGTCCGATCAGTGCGCTCGTGGCGCATAAGGCGGCAGCGGCCATTACGATCGACGGCACGATCCATGCGAGCGAATGGACGGGGGCGACGGATATCGTGCTGAACCAGCAGTCCCAAGCCTCCGGGACATGGAGCGGCGTCAACGATCAGAGCGCCACGGCCAAAGTGAAATGGGACGACGATTATCTCTACCTGGCCGTTCAAGTGAAGGACGATATTCACTCGATGACGCAGGCGAACATCGTGGATGCCTGGGCGGGCGACAGCCTGCAGGTGTCCATCGACCCGGCACGCGCTTCGGGGCCAGTCGCCGGCGGACCGCATCTCAGCTTCACGGCGGCGCTTAATTCGTCGACGGGCGCTTACGGCATCGCGGTCGACCGGTCGGATTATGCGGCACTCGGCCTGAGCGCCGGGCAGCTGCTGACGCGGAGCCACGGATTCGTGAAGCGGGATGAAACGGCGAAGACGACGACGTACACGCTTGCTTTTGACTGGGACGATATCCGTCCGGCCGCTTATGCGGGCACGAAAGACATCGGCTTGTCCTTCGTCGTCAACGACAGCGACGGCAGCGGCCGCAAAGGCTGGCTGTCCTACATGGGCGGTATCGCGAACGGCAAGGATCCGGCGCAATTCGGAGATTTGATCCTGGCGAATTAA
- a CDS encoding L,D-transpeptidase family protein — translation MSRYSLKVSSLSIVLLLLWNVLSLTSASAAASKDQLLVINKKTNQLAFYEGGELIKTFSVATGKTRDLTPEGSFKIVNKIKNRPYYKDKIPGGDPRNPLGDRWLGLEVNGTEGTTYAIHGNNKASSIGKYVSAGCIRMKNDEIHWLFPQIELGTRVVITSSKLTFDAIAVQHGYSVLQHYAGKLLLNGKTMALEHQLMIDDSRVFIPMREIFEMLGAKVNWDGASQTVTAVVGSQTIAFQPLASVVDVNGSIQTMTPSKVVDSAVMLPLRDLAELTGYQVVWDGKAQEIRLNS, via the coding sequence TTGAGCCGGTACAGCTTGAAAGTTAGTAGTCTATCGATCGTGTTGCTGCTTCTATGGAATGTCCTGTCCCTTACTAGCGCAAGTGCCGCGGCAAGCAAAGATCAGCTGCTTGTCATCAACAAGAAAACGAATCAATTGGCGTTCTACGAGGGCGGCGAGCTGATCAAAACCTTCTCCGTCGCTACGGGCAAGACCCGTGATTTGACCCCGGAGGGAAGCTTCAAGATCGTGAACAAGATTAAGAACAGGCCGTATTACAAAGACAAAATTCCCGGCGGCGATCCCCGAAATCCGCTCGGCGACCGATGGCTGGGGCTGGAGGTCAATGGGACGGAAGGAACGACCTACGCGATTCATGGCAATAATAAGGCTTCATCCATCGGCAAATATGTAAGCGCGGGCTGCATTCGCATGAAGAACGATGAGATCCACTGGCTGTTCCCGCAAATCGAGCTCGGTACGCGCGTCGTCATTACATCGTCGAAGCTTACTTTTGACGCCATTGCCGTGCAGCATGGCTATTCGGTCCTGCAGCATTACGCGGGGAAATTGCTGTTGAACGGTAAAACGATGGCATTGGAGCATCAGCTGATGATCGACGATTCGCGCGTGTTTATTCCGATGCGGGAAATCTTCGAAATGCTGGGGGCCAAGGTGAATTGGGATGGCGCGAGCCAAACCGTCACGGCCGTCGTCGGCAGCCAAACGATTGCCTTTCAGCCTTTGGCGAGCGTCGTTGACGTCAACGGTTCAATTCAAACGATGACACCTTCCAAAGTCGTGGATAGTGCCGTCATGCTGCCCTTGCGAGATCTTGCGGAACTGACTGGCTATCAGGTTGTATGGGATGGCAAAGCGCAGGAGATCCGGCTTAACTCGTAA
- a CDS encoding GntR family transcriptional regulator: MAKNIQHLSLYEQIKHYLISEIELAHWKPHDKLPSEYELTKQFSVSRITVKKAMSDLVEQGIVYRVQGKGSYVAEPDTALSTGDAPRPLQTQTVALLLPFINNQHNALLLNGVERILSEAGYSLLFCNTENSIAKEERVIREMIARKVAGMIVYPVDGESYNREILQLTLDAFPLVVMDRYLRGIDTNCVCPNNLRGAQEAVDYLISLGHRNIGFLSTTITDTSSIEDRLAGYEKSLAEHQIPIDRRYRYAGIELGEPKPIKAKIRDFLERNPEMTAIFAINPGLGLQVIRAASEMGIRVPEELSLIFFDDFELSEFYSVRPTYVSQEENVLGQEAAKLLISVMENPEQETQKLFFTPKLIVRESTAKPGVRGSGTGSEGG; this comes from the coding sequence ATGGCCAAAAACATTCAACATCTCTCTCTTTATGAGCAAATCAAACATTATCTGATTTCGGAGATCGAGCTCGCGCATTGGAAGCCCCACGATAAGCTTCCCTCGGAGTACGAGTTGACCAAGCAATTCTCCGTCAGCCGGATTACCGTGAAGAAGGCGATGTCCGATCTGGTTGAGCAAGGCATCGTATACCGCGTCCAAGGGAAAGGCAGTTACGTAGCCGAGCCCGATACGGCGCTCTCCACGGGCGACGCGCCCCGGCCGCTGCAAACGCAAACCGTTGCGCTGCTGCTCCCCTTCATTAACAACCAGCATAATGCCTTGCTGCTTAATGGCGTCGAGCGCATCCTCTCGGAAGCGGGCTACTCGCTGCTCTTCTGCAACACGGAGAACTCCATCGCCAAGGAAGAACGCGTCATCCGGGAGATGATCGCGCGCAAGGTCGCAGGCATGATCGTTTATCCCGTCGACGGCGAATCGTATAATCGGGAAATTTTGCAGCTTACGCTCGATGCCTTCCCGCTTGTCGTCATGGATCGTTATTTGCGCGGAATCGACACGAACTGCGTATGTCCGAACAATTTAAGAGGCGCCCAGGAAGCCGTCGACTACTTGATCTCTCTCGGACACCGCAATATCGGCTTTCTGTCGACGACAATTACCGACACCAGCAGCATCGAGGACCGTCTGGCCGGCTATGAAAAATCGCTGGCCGAGCATCAGATCCCGATCGACCGCCGCTACCGGTATGCCGGTATCGAGCTGGGCGAACCCAAGCCGATCAAGGCGAAAATCAGGGATTTTCTAGAGCGGAATCCCGAGATGACGGCGATCTTCGCCATTAATCCGGGACTTGGACTGCAAGTGATAAGAGCGGCTTCGGAGATGGGCATTCGCGTGCCGGAGGAGCTGTCCCTCATTTTCTTCGACGATTTCGAGCTTTCGGAATTCTACAGCGTCAGGCCGACGTATGTCAGCCAGGAAGAGAACGTGCTCGGTCAAGAAGCGGCCAAGCTGCTCATCTCCGTCATGGAGAATCCGGAGCAGGAGACGCAAAAGCTGTTCTTCACGCCGAAATTAATCGTGAGGGAATCGACCGCGAAGCCGGGTGTACGGGGGTCGGGCACCGGGAGCGAGGGCGGTTAG
- a CDS encoding type 2 periplasmic-binding domain-containing protein, whose product MERMKPDKKQARVAGLLSLAVIMLLSLIIGCSNNNNSGSSAEGGANGGTTGEKANDGKSDSGPFKFSYTRPTWGPATYTKGGAYEKELFKEANVDIDVRIIPVVDYDATIKTTAAGGNMPDVIWGGGPVDPFWKDLQDQGAFLKINDYLDQYPAVKNAVPAGIWEKMADAKGDIYFIPNLIYPVVPFFINYRADIFDELGIAEPTSVAELEAALEKIKASGKDIVPMTHGNTVPFWAAKDLGTSFGAVSGWAPSKDDPNKIVPAEMQDETLNFKFWLQDLKKRGLFDEEAGVNPDPSFGETKFKAGRAAVILGGNLQSLYTDLKKNVPNAEIKIMSPLKGPDGQQGGTRVVFPQDRGFYINAKAKDKAAQFFKFLNWSLTDGSDFRRYGIEGKTYTVDPEGKKVPIPDEKREDAYKNAQIEPLKFIDPMSEKLDWDAQKLNFIGTGIGDQFDYYKSMFEKYAASPFNDYKDPTVTSPTQAKMGAQLWEDYMAKVDGSILTDMNLTKEKYKAAYQKYLDAGGQKIIDEVNELQKNKSEPNYVD is encoded by the coding sequence ATGGAGCGAATGAAACCGGACAAGAAACAAGCAAGGGTCGCCGGATTGTTGTCTCTCGCAGTGATTATGCTGCTCAGTCTTATCATCGGTTGCAGTAATAACAACAACTCGGGCTCATCGGCGGAAGGCGGCGCAAACGGGGGAACGACGGGCGAGAAAGCGAATGACGGCAAGAGCGATTCGGGTCCTTTTAAATTCAGCTATACACGGCCGACCTGGGGGCCAGCCACGTACACCAAGGGCGGCGCCTACGAGAAAGAATTGTTCAAAGAGGCGAATGTCGACATCGACGTGCGCATTATCCCGGTCGTCGACTATGATGCCACCATCAAGACGACGGCGGCAGGCGGCAACATGCCGGACGTCATCTGGGGCGGAGGCCCGGTAGATCCGTTCTGGAAGGATCTGCAGGATCAAGGCGCATTTCTGAAAATCAATGATTACCTGGATCAATATCCGGCCGTGAAGAATGCGGTACCCGCCGGAATCTGGGAGAAGATGGCCGACGCTAAAGGGGATATCTACTTCATTCCCAATTTGATTTATCCGGTCGTCCCCTTCTTCATCAATTACCGTGCCGACATCTTCGATGAGCTCGGCATAGCAGAGCCGACTTCCGTCGCGGAGCTGGAAGCCGCGCTGGAGAAAATCAAAGCCAGCGGCAAAGACATCGTGCCGATGACGCACGGCAACACGGTTCCTTTCTGGGCGGCGAAGGATCTGGGCACCTCGTTCGGCGCCGTCTCCGGCTGGGCGCCTTCCAAGGACGATCCGAACAAGATCGTTCCGGCGGAAATGCAGGACGAGACGTTGAACTTTAAATTCTGGCTGCAGGACTTGAAGAAACGCGGATTGTTCGACGAAGAAGCGGGCGTCAATCCGGATCCTTCCTTCGGCGAGACGAAATTCAAGGCCGGCCGCGCAGCCGTCATTCTCGGCGGGAACCTGCAATCCCTCTACACCGACCTGAAGAAGAACGTGCCGAACGCGGAAATCAAGATCATGTCCCCGCTGAAGGGTCCGGATGGCCAGCAAGGCGGAACGCGCGTCGTATTCCCGCAGGACAGAGGATTCTACATCAACGCGAAGGCGAAGGATAAAGCAGCGCAATTCTTCAAGTTCCTGAACTGGTCGTTGACCGATGGCTCCGACTTCCGGAGATACGGCATCGAAGGCAAGACGTACACGGTGGATCCGGAAGGCAAGAAAGTGCCGATTCCGGACGAGAAGCGGGAGGACGCCTATAAGAACGCCCAGATCGAGCCGCTTAAATTCATCGATCCGATGAGCGAGAAGCTGGACTGGGATGCGCAGAAACTGAATTTCATCGGAACCGGGATCGGCGATCAGTTCGACTATTACAAGAGCATGTTCGAGAAATACGCCGCATCGCCTTTCAACGATTATAAAGATCCGACCGTGACCTCTCCGACCCAAGCGAAGATGGGGGCGCAGCTTTGGGAGGATTACATGGCGAAGGTAGACGGCAGCATTCTGACGGACATGAATTTGACCAAAGAGAAGTATAAGGCGGCGTACCAGAAATACTTGGATGCAGGCGGTCAGAAAATCATCGACGAGGTAAACGAGCTGCAGAAGAATAAATCCGAACCGAACTATGTCGACTAA
- a CDS encoding ABC transporter permease, protein MGAKSVYAPHGNPEMPLPNKGRQHRNRRLGTQIWKSRFIYLLILPTIVYFAIFTYAPFYGITIAFKDFKIIAGIMDSPWVGFEHFKSMFTSEKFPELLRNTVIISLYRLLFGFPVPILFALLLNEVRHVFFKRFIQTITYFPHFLSWVVFAGIIYNFIGPSGIINLVLVNTGLDKFNFTTNPDVFRTLVVITAIMKEFGWGAIIYLAALSGIDGQLYEAAKIDGAGKLRQIWHITLPGIRPIIALLFCLQLAGILDAGFDQIFMFLNPAVYDVGDIIDTYVYRLGILQSQFELATAVGLFKGVIGMILIITANTIIRRMGEKSLW, encoded by the coding sequence ATGGGCGCGAAATCCGTCTATGCTCCCCACGGGAATCCGGAGATGCCTCTGCCGAACAAAGGCAGGCAGCATAGAAACCGCAGGCTAGGCACGCAGATTTGGAAGTCGCGGTTTATCTATCTTCTGATTTTACCGACCATCGTATATTTTGCGATATTCACCTATGCGCCTTTCTACGGCATTACGATCGCCTTCAAGGACTTTAAAATCATTGCCGGCATCATGGACAGCCCCTGGGTCGGCTTCGAGCATTTCAAATCGATGTTTACGTCGGAGAAGTTTCCGGAGCTGCTGAGGAACACGGTCATCATCAGCCTCTATCGGCTGCTCTTCGGCTTCCCGGTACCGATTCTGTTCGCTTTGCTGCTGAACGAAGTGAGGCATGTCTTCTTCAAGCGGTTCATTCAGACGATCACGTACTTCCCCCATTTCCTGTCGTGGGTCGTATTCGCGGGCATTATCTACAACTTTATCGGCCCGAGCGGCATTATCAATCTGGTGCTGGTGAATACGGGCTTGGATAAATTCAATTTCACGACGAACCCGGACGTGTTCCGCACGCTCGTTGTCATAACGGCGATCATGAAGGAATTCGGCTGGGGCGCGATCATCTATTTAGCGGCCTTGTCCGGCATAGACGGACAGCTGTACGAGGCGGCCAAAATCGACGGAGCCGGGAAGCTGAGGCAAATTTGGCATATTACGCTGCCTGGCATCAGGCCGATTATCGCGCTGCTGTTCTGCTTGCAGCTCGCGGGCATATTGGATGCCGGCTTCGACCAAATTTTCATGTTCCTTAATCCGGCCGTCTATGACGTCGGGGATATCATCGATACGTATGTATACCGGCTGGGGATTCTGCAATCGCAATTCGAGCTTGCCACGGCCGTAGGGTTGTTCAAAGGCGTCATCGGGATGATCCTCATCATTACGGCGAATACGATCATACGCAGGATGGGGGAGAAATCGCTATGGTAG